From a single Nissabacter sp. SGAir0207 genomic region:
- the sapF gene encoding putrescine export ABC transporter ATP-binding protein SapF — translation MMETLFEVRNLSKTFRYRTGMFRRMMVEAVKPVSFTLRERQTLAIIGENGSGKSTLAKMLSGMVEPSGGEMLIDNHPLEFGDYGYRSQRIRMILQDPSTSLNPRQPIGQLLDAPLRINTDLDAPSREQRIYQTLRQVGLLPDHASYYPHMLAAGQTQRVALARALILQPKVIIADEALASLDMSMRSQIINLMLELQEKHGLSYIYVTQHLGMMKHISDQVLVMHNGEVVERGCTAEVLAAPLHDLTRRLIHSHFGEALTADAWRRDGRF, via the coding sequence GTGATGGAGACGCTGTTTGAGGTGCGCAACCTCAGCAAAACCTTCCGCTATCGCACCGGCATGTTCCGGCGCATGATGGTGGAAGCGGTGAAGCCCGTGAGCTTTACCCTGCGCGAGCGCCAGACGCTGGCGATCATCGGCGAGAACGGCTCCGGCAAATCGACGCTGGCGAAGATGCTCTCTGGCATGGTGGAGCCAAGCGGCGGCGAGATGCTGATCGACAACCATCCGCTGGAATTTGGTGATTACGGCTACCGCAGCCAGCGCATCCGCATGATTTTGCAAGACCCGAGCACCTCGCTCAATCCGCGCCAGCCCATCGGCCAACTGCTGGACGCGCCGCTGCGCATCAACACCGATCTGGACGCGCCGTCGCGCGAGCAGCGTATCTACCAGACCCTGCGCCAGGTGGGACTGCTGCCTGACCACGCCAGCTACTATCCGCACATGCTGGCCGCTGGCCAGACGCAGCGCGTGGCGCTGGCGCGCGCGCTGATCCTGCAACCCAAGGTGATCATCGCCGATGAGGCGCTGGCCTCACTGGATATGTCCATGCGCTCACAGATCATCAACCTGATGCTGGAATTGCAGGAAAAACACGGCCTATCCTACATTTACGTGACCCAGCACTTGGGAATGATGAAACATATCAGCGATCAGGTGCTGGTGATGCACAACGGCGAGGTGGTGGAGCGCGGCTGTACCGCCGAGGTGTTGGCGGCACCGCTGCACGACCTCACCCGCCGCCTGATCCACAGCCACTTTGGGGAGGCGCTGACCGCCGACGCCTGGCGGCGCGATGGCCGGTTTTGA
- the sapD gene encoding putrescine export ABC transporter ATP-binding protein SapD: MPLLDIRNLTIEFMTPDGPVKAVDRVSISLMEGEVRGLVGESGSGKSLIAKAICGVTKDNWRVTADRFRFNDIDLLQLTPRERRKVVGHHVSMIFQEPQSCLDPSENIGRQLMQAIPGWTFKGKWWQRWHWRKRRAIELLHRVGIKDHKDIMGSYPYELTEGECQKVMIAIALANQPRLLIADEPTNAMEPTTQAQIFRLLARLNQNNNTTILLISHDLQMMSKWANRINVLYCGQTVESATCEDLLSTPHHPYTQALIRAMPDFGRSLPHKSRLNTLPGAIPSLEHLPIGCRLGPRCPYAQKKCIETPPLKPVKSHAFACHFPLNMEKS, encoded by the coding sequence ATGCCCCTGCTGGATATCCGTAACCTCACCATTGAGTTCATGACGCCGGACGGCCCGGTCAAGGCGGTCGATCGCGTCAGCATCTCGCTGATGGAGGGGGAAGTGCGCGGGCTGGTGGGTGAGTCCGGCTCGGGCAAGAGCCTGATCGCCAAAGCAATCTGCGGCGTGACCAAGGACAACTGGCGTGTCACCGCCGACCGCTTCCGTTTCAATGACATCGATCTGCTGCAACTGACGCCGCGCGAGCGGCGCAAGGTGGTGGGCCACCATGTGTCGATGATCTTCCAGGAGCCGCAATCCTGCCTCGATCCCTCGGAGAACATTGGCCGCCAGCTGATGCAGGCGATCCCCGGCTGGACTTTCAAAGGCAAATGGTGGCAACGCTGGCACTGGCGCAAGCGCCGGGCGATTGAGCTGCTGCACCGGGTGGGCATCAAGGATCACAAGGACATCATGGGCAGTTACCCTTACGAGTTGACCGAGGGGGAGTGCCAGAAGGTGATGATCGCCATCGCGCTGGCCAACCAGCCACGGCTGCTGATTGCCGATGAGCCAACCAACGCGATGGAGCCGACCACTCAGGCGCAGATCTTCCGCCTGCTGGCGCGCCTGAACCAGAACAACAACACCACCATTCTGCTGATCAGCCACGATTTGCAGATGATGAGCAAGTGGGCCAACCGCATCAATGTGCTCTACTGCGGCCAGACGGTGGAGAGCGCCACCTGTGAGGATCTGCTCTCCACGCCGCACCACCCCTATACGCAGGCGCTGATCCGGGCGATGCCCGATTTTGGCCGCTCCCTGCCGCACAAGAGCCGGCTCAACACCCTGCCGGGGGCCATCCCCTCGCTGGAGCACCTGCCGATTGGCTGCCGGTTGGGGCCGCGCTGCCCCTATGCGCAGAAGAAGTGCATTGAGACGCCGCCGCTGAAGCCAGTGAAAAGCCACGCCTTCGCCTGCCACTTCCCGCTTAACATGGAGAAGTCGTGA
- the sapA gene encoding ABC transporter substrate-binding protein SapA, with the protein MRVLTYWMLALAGLASSVCAAPRPVPATPPDIRQSGFVYCVSGVLNTFNPQMASSGLTIDTLAAQIYDRLLDVDPYTYRLIPELAQRWEVLDNGATYRFHLRRDVPFQTTGWFTPTRKLNADDVVFSFRRIIDAHHPYHEINGGSYPYFDSLRFAESVKRIRKLDDNTVEFQLNQPDASFLWHLATHYAPVLSAEYADNLTRIGRQEELDREPVGTGPFMLNEYRAGQYIRLARNGAYWKGVPRMPQVIIDLGAGGTGRLSKLLTGECDVLAYPAASQLTILRDDPRLRMTLRPGMNVAYLAFNTGKPPLDNPKVREAIALAINNQRLMQSIYYGTAETAASILPRASWAYDNASRVTAYDPARARQLLQSQGITNLQLHLWVPTASQSYNPSPLKTAELIQADLAQVGIQVVIRPVEGRYQEARLMEMNHDLTLAGWATDSNDPDSFFRPLLSCAAIASQTNYAHWCNSEFDALLQRALRSQQLAQRIDEYQQAQRILAEQLPVLPLASSLRLQAYRYDIKGLVLSPFGNASFAGVYREAPEGSQP; encoded by the coding sequence ATGCGAGTTTTAACCTATTGGATGCTGGCGCTGGCCGGTCTGGCCAGCAGCGTCTGTGCCGCGCCCCGGCCGGTGCCCGCCACACCCCCGGACATCCGCCAGAGCGGGTTCGTCTACTGTGTCAGCGGCGTCCTCAACACCTTCAACCCGCAGATGGCCAGCAGCGGGCTGACGATCGACACTTTGGCGGCGCAGATCTACGATCGCCTGCTGGATGTTGACCCCTACACCTACCGGCTGATCCCGGAGCTGGCGCAACGCTGGGAAGTGCTCGACAACGGCGCGACCTACCGTTTCCACCTGCGCCGCGATGTGCCGTTCCAGACCACTGGCTGGTTCACGCCGACCCGCAAGCTGAATGCCGATGATGTGGTATTCAGCTTCCGGCGGATCATTGACGCGCACCACCCCTACCATGAGATCAACGGCGGCAGCTACCCCTACTTTGACAGCCTGCGCTTCGCGGAGAGCGTCAAGCGCATCCGCAAGCTGGATGACAATACGGTGGAGTTCCAGCTCAACCAGCCAGACGCCTCTTTCCTCTGGCATCTGGCGACCCACTACGCGCCGGTGCTGTCGGCCGAGTATGCCGATAACCTGACCCGGATTGGCCGTCAGGAGGAGCTGGATCGCGAACCAGTGGGCACCGGGCCGTTCATGCTTAATGAGTACCGCGCCGGGCAGTATATCCGTCTGGCGCGCAACGGCGCCTACTGGAAGGGCGTGCCGCGGATGCCGCAGGTGATCATTGATCTGGGTGCCGGTGGCACGGGCCGCTTGTCCAAATTGCTGACCGGCGAGTGCGACGTGCTGGCCTATCCGGCCGCCAGCCAGCTCACCATCCTGCGTGACGACCCGCGCCTGCGGATGACGCTGCGCCCCGGCATGAACGTCGCTTATCTGGCGTTCAATACTGGCAAGCCGCCCCTCGACAACCCGAAGGTGCGGGAAGCGATTGCGCTGGCGATCAATAATCAGCGCCTGATGCAGTCCATCTACTACGGCACCGCCGAAACCGCCGCCTCGATCCTGCCACGCGCCTCCTGGGCCTATGACAACGCCTCGCGCGTGACGGCCTATGACCCGGCGCGCGCGCGCCAGCTGCTGCAAAGTCAGGGCATCACCAATTTGCAACTGCACCTCTGGGTGCCGACCGCCTCACAATCCTATAACCCCAGTCCGCTGAAGACCGCGGAGCTGATCCAGGCTGATCTGGCTCAGGTGGGCATTCAGGTGGTGATTCGCCCGGTGGAGGGGCGCTATCAGGAGGCGCGGCTGATGGAGATGAACCACGACCTGACGCTGGCGGGCTGGGCCACGGACAGCAACGACCCGGACAGCTTCTTCCGGCCGCTGCTGAGCTGTGCGGCCATCGCCTCGCAGACCAACTACGCGCACTGGTGCAACAGCGAGTTTGATGCCCTGTTGCAACGCGCCTTGCGCTCCCAACAGCTGGCCCAGCGCATCGATGAGTACCAGCAGGCGCAGCGCATTCTGGCGGAGCAGCTGCCGGTGCTGCCGCTCGCCTCTTCGCTGCGCTTGCAGGCCTACCGTTATGACATCAAGGGGCTGGTGCTCAGCCCGTTTGGCAACGCCTCGTTCGCTGGGGTGTACCGCGAGGCCCCGGAGGGATCGCAACCATGA
- the sapB gene encoding putrescine export ABC transporter permease SapB: MIIFTLRRLLLLVITLFLLSLVGFSLSYFTPHAPLSGAALTDAYAFYFHSLLQWEFGVSSINGQPIREQLHEVFPATLELCLLAFGLALLIGIPLGITAGVTRHKWPDTLISTLALIGFSMPVFWLALLLMLFFSLHLGWLPVSGRLDLLYQLKPVTGITLVDAWLSDSPYRHDMLVSALRHLVLPVAALAVAPTTEVVRLMRISTDEVFSKNYIKAAATRGLSRFTVIRRHVLHNALPPIIPKLGLQFSTMLTLAMITEVVFSWPGLGRWLVNAIRQQDYAAISAGVMLVGGLVIVVNVLSDILGALTNPLKHKEWYALR; the protein is encoded by the coding sequence ATGATTATCTTTACCCTGCGCCGCCTGTTGCTGCTGGTGATCACGCTGTTCCTGCTGTCGCTGGTGGGCTTCAGCCTCAGCTACTTTACGCCCCACGCCCCGTTGAGCGGCGCGGCGCTGACCGATGCCTACGCTTTCTACTTCCACAGCCTGTTGCAGTGGGAGTTTGGCGTCTCCAGCATTAATGGCCAGCCGATCCGCGAGCAGCTGCATGAGGTGTTCCCGGCGACCCTGGAGCTGTGCCTACTGGCCTTCGGGCTGGCGCTGCTGATCGGCATCCCGCTCGGCATCACCGCCGGGGTGACGCGCCACAAGTGGCCCGACACCCTGATCAGCACGCTGGCGCTGATTGGTTTCTCCATGCCGGTGTTCTGGCTGGCGCTGCTGCTGATGCTCTTCTTCTCGCTGCACCTCGGCTGGTTGCCGGTCTCTGGCCGGCTGGATCTGCTCTACCAGCTGAAGCCAGTCACCGGCATTACGCTGGTGGATGCCTGGCTCTCTGACTCGCCCTACCGCCATGACATGCTGGTGAGCGCCCTGCGCCACCTGGTGCTGCCGGTGGCGGCGCTGGCGGTCGCCCCCACCACCGAGGTGGTGCGGCTGATGCGCATCAGCACCGATGAGGTGTTCAGCAAAAACTACATCAAGGCCGCCGCCACCCGTGGCCTGTCGCGCTTTACCGTGATCCGCCGCCATGTGCTGCACAACGCGCTGCCGCCGATCATCCCCAAGCTGGGGCTACAGTTCTCCACCATGCTGACGCTGGCGATGATCACCGAGGTGGTGTTCAGCTGGCCGGGGCTGGGGCGCTGGCTGGTCAACGCCATCCGCCAGCAGGACTATGCCGCCATCTCGGCCGGGGTGATGCTGGTCGGCGGGCTGGTGATTGTGGTGAACGTGCTCTCCGACATCCTGGGCGCGCTGACCAACCCATTGAAACATAAGGAGTGGTATGCCCTTCGATAA
- the sapC gene encoding putrescine export ABC transporter permease SapC, protein MPFDNVYREKRTIGPMRALWLHFYRDSLAMIGFYGVLLLLVLCLFGHYFAPYTLDQQFLGYQLLPPSWSRYGNVSFFLGTDDLGRDILSRLLSGAAPTLGSAIVVTFGAALFGILLGVLAGITHGLRSAVMNHVLDTLLSIPTLLLAIVVVAFIGPKLEHAMLAVWLALVPRMVRTVYSAVHDELEKEYVVAARLDGASIRYLLWYAILPNIAAVLVSEFTRALSMAILDIAALGFLDLGAQLPSPEWGAMLGDSLELVYVAPWTVMLPGAAIMVSVLFINLMGDGMRRAINAGIES, encoded by the coding sequence ATGCCCTTCGATAACGTCTACCGCGAAAAGCGCACCATTGGCCCGATGCGGGCGCTCTGGCTGCACTTCTACCGCGACAGCCTGGCGATGATCGGCTTCTACGGCGTGCTGCTGCTGCTGGTGCTCTGCCTGTTCGGCCACTACTTCGCGCCCTATACGCTTGACCAGCAGTTCCTCGGCTACCAACTGCTGCCGCCCTCCTGGTCGCGCTATGGCAACGTCTCCTTCTTCCTCGGCACCGATGATCTGGGGCGCGACATCCTGAGCCGCCTGCTTTCCGGCGCAGCGCCGACGCTCGGCTCGGCCATCGTGGTCACCTTTGGCGCGGCGCTGTTTGGCATCCTGCTCGGGGTGCTGGCTGGCATCACCCACGGGCTGCGGTCGGCGGTGATGAACCATGTGCTGGATACGCTGCTCTCCATCCCGACCCTGCTGCTGGCGATTGTGGTGGTGGCCTTCATTGGGCCGAAGCTGGAGCACGCGATGCTGGCGGTGTGGCTGGCGCTGGTGCCGCGCATGGTGCGCACTGTCTACAGCGCGGTACACGACGAGCTGGAAAAAGAGTATGTGGTGGCGGCGCGGCTGGACGGTGCTTCTATTCGTTATCTGCTCTGGTATGCCATACTTCCTAATATTGCTGCGGTGCTGGTGAGTGAGTTCACCCGCGCCCTCTCGATGGCGATCCTGGACATCGCCGCCCTCGGTTTTCTCGATCTCGGTGCCCAGCTTCCCTCCCCGGAGTGGGGGGCGATGCTGGGAGACTCGCTGGAACTGGTCTACGTTGCCCCCTGGACAGTGATGCTGCCGGGCGCTGCCATTATGGTCAGCGTCCTGTTCATCAACCTGATGGGCGACGGTATGCGCCGGGCAATCAATGCGGGGATCGAATCATGA
- the fabI gene encoding enoyl-ACP reductase FabI, whose translation MGFLTGKRILITGVASKLSIAYGIAQAMHREGAELAFTYQNDKLKSRVEEFATELGSNLVLPCDVAEDESIDAMFAELAKSWPKFDGFVHSIGFAPADQLDGDYVNAVTRQGFGIAHDISSYSFVAMAKACRSMLNPDSALLTLSYLGAERAIPNYNVMGLAKASLEANVRYMANAMGPEGVRVNGISAGPIRTLAASGIKNFRKMLSHCEAVTPIRRTVTTEDVGNSAAFLCSNLAAGISGEILHVDGGFNIAAMNELELN comes from the coding sequence ATGGGTTTTCTTACCGGCAAACGCATTCTGATTACTGGCGTTGCCAGCAAACTTTCCATTGCTTACGGTATCGCTCAGGCTATGCACCGCGAAGGCGCGGAACTGGCTTTCACTTACCAGAATGACAAGCTGAAATCCCGCGTTGAAGAGTTCGCGACCGAGCTGGGTTCTAACCTGGTGCTGCCGTGTGACGTGGCAGAAGATGAAAGCATCGATGCAATGTTTGCTGAACTGGCTAAATCCTGGCCGAAATTCGACGGTTTCGTTCACTCCATCGGCTTCGCGCCGGCCGACCAGCTGGACGGTGACTACGTGAACGCTGTAACCCGTCAGGGCTTTGGCATCGCGCACGACATCAGCTCCTACAGCTTCGTGGCGATGGCGAAAGCCTGCCGCAGCATGTTGAACCCGGACTCCGCCCTGCTGACCCTCTCCTACCTGGGTGCAGAGCGCGCGATCCCGAACTACAACGTAATGGGTCTGGCGAAAGCCTCCCTGGAAGCCAACGTGCGCTACATGGCGAACGCCATGGGCCCGGAAGGCGTGCGCGTCAACGGCATCTCCGCTGGCCCGATCCGCACCCTCGCCGCTTCCGGCATCAAGAACTTCCGTAAGATGCTCTCCCACTGCGAAGCAGTCACCCCGATCCGCCGTACCGTGACCACCGAGGACGTGGGCAACTCCGCCGCGTTCCTGTGCTCCAACCTGGCAGCGGGCATCTCCGGTGAAATCCTGCACGTTGACGGCGGCTTCAACATCGCTGCGATGAACGAGCTGGAACTGAACTAA